A genomic segment from Clostridium pasteurianum BC1 encodes:
- a CDS encoding aspartate/glutamate racemase family protein: MKKIGMIGGLGPESTLDYYRLIIEKYRNEVKDGSYPEILINSMDMNILLSFVENKQWDNLVNCLIKGVEILYKAGADFGFISSNTPHIVFERIKELSPIPLISIVEETCKNAEALGIKKIGLIGTKFTMESNFFKKVFDKSNIKIIVPKEEEQDYIHHKLMTEIEFGKFLDETRNGLLNIVKRMIDEDSIEGLILGCTELPLILTKDEFGIPFLNTTKIHVESIIKNCIKES; the protein is encoded by the coding sequence ATGAAGAAAATAGGAATGATTGGTGGTCTTGGACCCGAATCAACTTTAGATTATTATCGCCTAATTATTGAAAAATATCGTAATGAAGTAAAGGATGGTAGCTACCCTGAAATATTGATTAATAGCATGGATATGAATATTCTTTTAAGTTTTGTTGAGAATAAACAATGGGACAACCTTGTAAATTGCTTAATTAAAGGTGTCGAGATACTCTATAAAGCAGGTGCAGATTTTGGATTCATTTCATCAAATACACCACATATAGTATTTGAAAGAATTAAGGAGTTATCTCCTATTCCATTAATAAGTATTGTTGAGGAAACATGTAAAAATGCTGAGGCGTTAGGAATAAAAAAGATTGGCCTAATTGGGACTAAATTTACAATGGAGAGCAATTTTTTTAAGAAAGTATTTGACAAAAGTAATATAAAAATTATCGTTCCAAAAGAAGAAGAACAGGATTATATTCATCATAAACTAATGACTGAAATTGAATTTGGAAAGTTTCTTGATGAAACACGTAATGGATTACTTAATATTGTTAAAAGGATGATTGATGAAGATTCAATAGAGGGATTAATTCTTGGTTGTACAGAGTTGCCATTAATTCTTACAAAAGATGAATTTGGTATACCATTCCTTAATACTACAAAAATTCATGTTGAAAGTATTATTAAAAATTGTATTAAGGAATCTTAA